In the genome of Anaerosporomusa subterranea, the window GGCGCCGTCTGGCAGCCAATTCCTATACGATTTATTTTATCCACCAGTGTGTGGTTATTCCTCTGGCTTTTGCAGTACAGAAAATACAATTTAATATATGGATTAAATATTTAGGAGTGTCTGTTGCAGCAGTTACCTTATGTTTCTTAATTTCCGAGTATATTATCAGTCCTGTTTTATCGCTGACAAAGAAAGACGGCAAACCATTATAATGGAATTTGCCGTAGGTGACAGGAGGATAAATAAGTTTGTCTGCAGCCTGGCTCAATCCCTGTTAGAGGGCTTGAGCCAGGCTGCTTTCCCGCTTGCGATGAGCAATAGTCTGCGGTGAGAAACTTGCTAATCCGTTTTATCGCTTGGGATATCGACTCGTCAGTCTCCCGCATCAGTAAGTGAACTGGTTATTCATTTAGCAATAGCCATGCAGCGTTGTATTCATTCTACTTCAGCAGAATATTTACCGCTGTTTCTATTCTCCGCAGCGCCTCGGCCAGCACGGCTTTCCGGCAGGCAATATTGATTCGCATGAACCCGGCCCCGCCTGTGGATAATTGAAAGTGGCCTGTTTCGCTCGTATTATTCAGATAATCCGGCCTGATATAATGAGCCACCGTTCCGGCATGTGAGCCACCTCTCCGGATGGCAGCACCGCTGCAGCAAAAAAGCGCCCTTGAGTAATCTTCCGTTTGGCAACAGATGATAATTCCCTTCACCAGATGACCGACATGAATCCAGCCAGCCTATCATGCTTAGTGCTGGTCATGAGCGAGATTTTGGCAACATCTCACTGCTAGCGGTGAAATGTTGCCAAAAAAGGAGCGTCCCCGTAAGTTAGCGGGCCGTAAGTTAGCGATTGCCTAGTTACGGTGATTCCACTTTGCGAAAAATGCCTGAAACTTTTTAACCAACTTGACTAATGGATTGAATATGATGGGTACAAGAGCAAAGAGCAACGGGAAATAGTTAGCTGCTGTTCTAAGCACTGTGCCCGAATGCGCGAAGGCTACAGACGGAATCGTTAATAAGGTTAAAACCAATAGCAGAGACCGCATAATCTTTCCCCCTATCTAATTGATATACCGATCAATTGCATCCTGGAGCTCTTTCAGAAATTTTTCCTGATCACCCTCGTTAACCGCATGAATAAGGCAATGTTCAAGGTGATCCTTCAGAATAAGTTTTGCAGTATTGTCAAGGGCCTTGCGAACGGCGGCTATTTGGAGCAATATATCAGGACAGTCACGTCCTTCAACAGCCATCTGTTTAATGGCTTTAGTGTGCCCCTCAATCCGCGCTAGCCTATTCACAACCTGTCTTCGATAAGCGTGTGTATGGTTCTGCATGGTGAATCCCTCCTGTTTATATATTATCCCCCCAGGGGGGATAATACAAGTAAAAAACGATTTTCTCTGACCGGTTGCATATTTTACAATCTATGGGTATAATATAAGAAAAGGACTGACGTGCTCGATACACGCCAGCCCAGCAGGTTGTCTAACCGAACGGCTAGCCCTGAATTACGGAGTTAAAGAATAACCGCCGCTATTGAGCCAGGGGCGGTTATTTCTTTTTTACGACTAATACCATGAGCGTGGCAAATGCGATAGCAAATGTCAAGGCTTCATAAGTAGTCATAATTACCACCCCCTTTCTAAAAGGGTGTGGCTAACCGTCCCTAGACAACCTGTTATGCTAATTATAGCATAATCTTACCCATAACTTACAGAATAGTGGATAAATTATTGTTCCCCAGCGATCAGTTTTGCGGCCATCGTCGACATCCCAGCGTCAGAGTGGCCTACTCCAGGCACGATGACAAGCTTCCAATTGAATGGCACTCCCCGGAACGGGCGCGCACTTCATCAAATACGCGGTCAATTACTGGGTCAACCCGATTATTAGTGGGTTGTACCTTGCCACCTTCATCGCCTCTATCCATTACGTTGCCGATGTTGTAATAACGATCTCCGGGGTATTTTTTCTCTGATGCCGCATAATAATGCGGCAGGGAATACCCGGTCTGTAGGGACGAGGGGACAGGTCCTCCCTACAAAACTAAAAAGCGAATAGGATCTACAGGGGTGCCATTTACTCTGACTTCATAATGAACATGTGGACCCGTACTTTTCCCAGTGCTGCCCAGTAAAGAAATTACTTGACCTTTTCTTACACTTTGACCGACCTTTACTAGTATGCTGGAATTGTGCCCATAAACAGTTGCAATACCATTGCCATGATCAATTTGCACAACATTGCCGTAGTCCCCTGCCCATTCACTTTGAACAACCTGACCATCAGCAGTAGCAACAATAGGTGTACCAAGACTGTTGGCGATGTCCAGCCCCTGATGCAATTCATTACCGTCACCCCAAGGTGAGTTGCGCCAGCTAAAACCAGAGGTAACCACTCCGTTAACCGGCCAAATGGAAGGCTTAGCCGCTAGCTTATCAACACTCCTGGCCATTTTTATCAATCTGCCAACGCATACCCCTGTTTTTTATATAAGTCTCTTGAAAATGTGGCAATCGGTTAAGTTTTTCCTTTTTGGCGCTGTCAGTAGTACAAAGTCCTAAATTTTAAGGTCTTCCGGGTTAATTGACTCTTCTGCTTTCGCCGAATAGTTATGAGGACATAGGGCCGGCAGGCTGTGTGAAAAGTCCACATTTGCTGAAGTGATTCTGAAAAAGTGGTGAGATCCACCTGTATTTTCGTTCTTTTTAAGGCATCTATGTCCAGATTAATGCCTTTTTTACTGTTAAAGTGGTGAATGGAAATTGAGGCAAAGTGTTTTCACACAGTCTGACGTCCCCAAGTCTCTCCAACGAGCAGTTCTGCCAACTTAAAACAAAACTGACACCGTATGAAAACGGTGCCAGCTTGCGTAATTTTAATTGATCCGGGAGGGTTCTTGACTTGAATCGAAATGGGTAGCATTCTTCTCTGGAAGTCACGGGCTTTGCTACCATGCTTTTACTATTCAACATTCATGAAAAACAATAAAAATCCTGCCAATATTTGTAGAATTTAGCAGGATTTTTAATTGTTTTATGCATTACTTTCGTAGCTTCAGGATTCGTAGCATACGCCGGCGCGCTGCTTTCCAGCACGTCGGAGATGTAATTGGCTGCCGTATCCTTCCGGGACAGTTCTTGACTTGAATAGTCAATCCTTTTTTAAGATTTACTGACCATTGATGCGCTCAGTCTGCCGAATAGTATCCCAATCTCTTTTAATGTCGTCTGTATTTGTTTCCGTGTCTCACGTATCATTTTATTCCGCTCCTGAACGGCTCCGTTCTCTCTACTCGTTTTCCCAACCTACGGCACAGTTTGCCGCTATCGTTGTGATATTCGTGTATTCTGTCGTTGGTTACCCTACCTGCTCGCGTGGGATTGAGGTGGAATATCTTGATACTTCTATTACATATCCATTGTTATCAACGAGTTCACTCTTAAACTTGGAATCGGTGACCACAGCGCTCATACTTACGATTAATAAATTACGTAACTTATATTAATACTTTTCATCACCTGCGAAATATCTGCACCATGGCTAGCTGCCAGCATATAGAGATGATTCGTCATTAAGCTGATACAATGCTTCACTGTTATATTTCAGCCTTGCAACTCGCGGCATACTTCCTCCTCTTAATAATAATCCTCGCTTCCCGCTATATGGAAAAATTTTATTAAGAAACTCCATTCAAGTCAAGAACCGTCCCCAAAATATACAACTGTCCGTATAATGTTCTGGACTTCTATCCCGCAGTTCTTCAATAGATTGAATCCCTATGTTCCAAAGGTCATTGGCAGTTGACTCTCCCACCCCTGGGATTTTTCGCAGTTCCTTCAGAGCTAACTGCTTGTCCCGCTTCATTATTTTATCACTCACTATCAAATGAGCTTATTGCAACAGGAAGAGCCTGGATAACGGTGTTTCCCACCGCAGGCAGACCTACCAAAACAGCGCTGATTATCTCGTCTCTTGTCGCGCCAAGTGACCTGGCATGCTTTACGTGAAAGGGTAATCCACCTTCAAGCCTGGCTGATGCCAAAACAGCTATATACGCTAATTCTTCGGTTTTTGCGTCCAGTTTACTGACTGCCCCTAACTGTTGTACTGTTTCCAACCATATTTTCTGCTGCTCCGGAGCTTCTTTTATAAATGTTTGAAAAGCATTGCTAACTGACGGTATTTCTTTCAATTTTCAAACCTCCCTTATGATTTAATAGCTGTCATTGACAGTCTCTAAACGCCATTACCGGCTTTTTTTATCCTTCTCGCGATCACCGGCAGCGTTTCCGCCGCTTTTGTCCGCAAGGTCCAGGTGGCTCTATGATCCAGCGGGGTATTCTCCTGATTGATGATCAGCAGTTTGGCACCTGCATCAACCGCTATTTGCGGCAGATAATTAGCCGGGCTGACAACCAAAGATGAGCCGATTACCACAAACAAATCCGCCTTACGGCTCCATGCCTGTGCCATTTGCCAGGCATCCTCCGGCAAGGCTTCACCGAATAGCACCACATCAGGCCGCAAAAATCCTCCGCACTGCAGACAGACGCACTCTGAACCATGACGATAGCCGCCGTTTTGATACTCAGCTTCCCAGCCCTCCCGCTGCGGCAAAAGCTGCCGGCTGTCGTAATGAGTTCGGCAGTTCAGGCAACTGACAGTCTTTAATGTACCATGCAGCTCGGAGATATGGACCGATCCTGCCCGGTGATGGAGCCCGTCCACGTTCTGTGTAATCACATGCTGTACCCGCCCCGCTGCCTCCAGCTCCGCCAGCGCCAAATGACCCACATTGGGTTCCACAGACCAAAGCCGTTGAATACGCCACTGATAAAAAAAGTAAAACTCATCCGGCATCTGCCGCATGGCCGCCATTGTCGCCAACGACTCCGGCCGCTGTTTCCACAATCCCTGCGCCGAGCGAAAATCCGGCAAGCCGGACTCTGTACTCATGCCGGCACCGGTAAAAACAACAACGTTCGAAGCAGTCAGCCAACTAGAGGCAATTTCTTCAATCAATCGATCTGACATCTATATCCTCCTGAAGGGGACTTATAAATGGACAATGTTAAGTCCGACTACTTTTTCATTAAATAATCAGCAAGCAGCCAGCGGTGGCTCCGGTCAGCCGTAGAGGTTATTGCCCAGCAAACAGGCACAGTCAAACACTTGACCGAAATCTTTTTGCTCTGAATAATGCGAAGTATACAAGTCTCAACGGTTATGATAACGCCAACTCATTATACGAGTGATCGCGCTGCTTTACCTATAAGCATACATAATATCCGCACCTACTGCAACAACTCATGGGTTAAACGAAGGGTTGGACTCGCTTTCTTAGCAGCATCAACAGCTTCTAAGAATTCGGTACGCGTGATGCGGCGATCTAGCGAAGGGTACTGTTTCGCTTTAAATTCAGGAAAGTACTGGTCCATTATGTTTATATATGAAGTGGGCGAAATTTCCTTGGAAATAAAATTCATAACTTTCGCAGTTTCAGCAAGGTTGCCAGGTAAAACTAAATGACGAATAATTAAGCCCCGATGCGCAATCCCCTGTTCATTAATAACAAGATCGCCAACCTGTCGGTGCATCTCTTTCACTGCCATAGTTGTTACTTCCCAGTAAGAAGGGACACAGGATAATTGTTTACCTGTTTCCGAACTAGCATATTTAAAATCAGGCATATAAATATCAACAAGACCGCTAATACGCTCTAACGTAGTCTTGTTATCGTAGCCGCTGGTATTATAGACAAGCGGTATGTGCAGTCCTCTTTCCGCTGCGTACAGAACGGCTGCAACGATCTGCGGTACATAATGCGAAGGGCTGACCAAATTAATATTGTGGCAACCTTCCTGTTGCAACTCAAGCATTATAGTTCCCAGGCCCTCTGGTGATAGCTCATGGCCTTTTTTACGACTAATGTCCCAGTTTTGGCAAAATATACAGCCTAAGTTACAGTGACTAAAAAAAATAGTGCCCGAACCATACGTACCTACAAGGGGAGGTTCCTCACCAAAGTGAGGCTCATAGCCTCCGATTTCAACATTCCAGCCGCTGTGGCAATAGCCCAACTCGCCTTTCCGCCGATTAACGTGACACTGATGAGGGCAGACTGTACAGTCATCGAGCTCTGCCATAAGCGTTTTTGCAGTCTGCTGTAAGGTGCCATTTCCCAAACAGTTAAGATAACCAGGGTAACTTTCCATTCTAGCTCAGTCCCTCCACAAATCAACATAGTGTCTCCTGAAGATCACCGACTATTGCCTCTTGATAAACTTTGCCAAGGCTGTGCTGGCTATGACCCATCCTCCAGTATCAGACTTGTGCCCCAATAGCTTGCCTGACACTAATAAATCTTCGACGTAAGAAGGGTCGATAGCTAACGTCTCTGCTGCTTGCTCAATCGTGTAGTAATTCTTGTTCATATTGTGACCCCAATTCGTTTATACATTTCAGAGAAATATTCTATACTGTTACCCATATACTATGTATATAAAGTAGTAGAGAGTCAAAACGCAAAAACATATCAATGTCTTGTAATGCTTAAATAGCAAAGAGAATGACGGACTGGGGCTAGCCCGCGCATTCTCTTTTGCTTTTTCAAGATGGTACTATCTACATTTAGCAACTTCGCCAGCACCATCGACAGGGGTTGACAGCTGGCAAAGATAACAACTACTGCTGTACGGGATTCAGCTCCGCCAAAAAAGGTTAGCGTTCCGGGGACGAGATTGCCTGACAGACAAAGCCTCCGAAGATTTTCGATCTTCGGAGACTTTGTTTTTTCAGTATAGTTTCACTGCAATATCAGCATATAATACCTTTGTATCTATTTTGCGGTTTCTACAGTTTAAACGGACGTTATTCGTCACTTAAAGCAGCCTTCTTAACAGCGTTTGCCTCATTGACAAAGTTGATTCCCCATTCGCAAAGTGTCGCAAGAATTGGCAGAAGGCTGCGACCAGCCTCTGAGAGAGAGTATTCTACTTTTGGCGGCACTTGCCGATAAACAAAGCGTTCTATCAGCCCGTTTTCTTCCAGTTCTCTGAGCTGCTGAGTCAGCATCTTTTGGGTTACCTGTGGCAGCGATCTCCGGAGCTCGCTAAACCGCAGAGTGTTTTCACCTAAATGCCAAAGAATTAACGATTTCCATTTACCGCCGATAAGGTCTAAGGTAAGTTCCATCGCACACTGATATTCTGTATTCCCGAATTTTAGCATTCATATCGCTCCTTGTTATGGTTGTATTTCAAGCAATAGTATACAAATAGATACTATGCTACGAAAAAGTGCGTACTTGTTAACTAACATATTACCATCTATGATTATAGCATGAATAGATAGTGTTTGCGAGTACAGCAAACTGAGAGCAAAGGTCATTAGAGGTCAAGCAAATCGAAAACATCAATTATTGAGGAGGCAAAATGATGAAAGTTGTTGCGTTTAATGGGAGTCCTCGCAAAGATGGCAATACCGGCTTTGCGCTAAACACCGTAGGTGAAGAGCTCAAAAAAGCAGGTATTGAATTTACAGTTATCCACGTTGGCAATAAAACCATCAGAGGCTGTGCCGCCTGCGGCGGGTGTGTAACGAATCAAAATGAGCGCTGTGTAATCGCCAATGATGAAGTGAATGACTGGATTCAAAAGATGAAAGAAGCAGACGGAATTTTGCTAGGGGCACCTGTGCATTATGCCGGCATTCCAGGAACGATGAAATCGTTCCTGGATCGGGCATTTTTCGCTGCCACTGTCAACGGCCCCATGATGCGGAACAAAGTTGGTGCGGCGGTGGTAGCCGTAAGACGGTCCGGCGGAGTGGCGACCTTTGATTCACTGAATCATTATCTGATGTATGCTGAGATGATTATGCCAACGTCAAACTACTGGAACGTAACTCATGGCCTGCAACCCGGAGAAGCTATAAAAGATGAGGAAGGAAGTCAAATTATGAGGGTCTTGGGTAAAAACATGGCTTGGCTGTTAAAAGTACTGGCAGCCGGCAAAGACCACGTAGAGCCAGTGTTACCTGAGGCAAAAATATTAACAAACTTCGTAAGAGATTAATCGATATTTAAACCGCGTGCCGGTGATTGATAAAACGCAGAAAATTTGCAGCTTGTTGGGAAACCTTGTTCCCAGGCCGTTCAGAAAGCCCCAGATACTAGGCGGCCTCGCGAACCCAGCAGTGACGCGTACTAAAGGGTACGCTAGCAATGGGATCGCGAGGCGCTGAAGTAACGTAGATGGGGCTTTATCAACGGCCTGAAAGCCTTCCGGCAATTCGCCGGAAGGCTTGATTCTTCTAGAGCGAGCGACGGGATTCGAACTCGCATGGCCACGGTTTGGGAAGGCCAAAATCATTATCCCACAAAAATCCAATTCTCTCTGGAGCATTTCTCCCCAAAAAAGCCGTTTCATTTAGGAGAATGATCGGCACGCCCCGTAAAGTACGTTACTTTTAATGTAAACAGTTTTTCTAAAGCTACATCAAACTCCATAATCGATGACTTTTTTATGCCATTCCTGATTAAGGTTACCGCTGCATTACCCTCTGCATCTTGAGGAGCAATGATCATTCGGTCCATTTCTTCCTTGCCGCTGTGAATAGGATGTTTCGATGCGTTATTATCAATGTCTGCTCTCATGATAGCCACTCCTTCACTGAATTTTTTATACTGTTTTCAATTACTGCGGCACATACTGGCAAACGTGACTGTCGATCACGCGAACCGTATCAGGGCAATCAACCATTCTCCGTTGCGGTTCATGTAACCCCATTTGCCGTCTTGCTTAGCCGCTCTTTAAAGCTCGTGTTCTATTTGACAGCATATATCTTTCCTCCTGTCATCTTAAATGTTTTCAACTGTTCAAAACCGGTTATCAGAATTTAGTCTGTTTCTAGAAGGAACAACGTATAAAGTTAACAGGCGTGCTACATATTTTTCAAAGCATGCTTTAAGCTTTGCTTGACCCGCTCCTGACACTGACGTTTTTCTTGGTACATAACATAATCAGCTTCGCGAATAACATCCATAACAGTCTCTCCCTCTAGTCCACCAATAGCTATCCCCACTGACAGGCTAAAAGGCAAACTATTAGGATTTTGATTATATATGGCAACTTCTTGTTTTACTTTCTGATATAGTTCTGTTCGATGTTTCGAAGATAACTTTTCAGGCAATAAAATAAGGAATTCATCCCCGCCAGTACGAAAAATATTAGCATTTTGAGGACTAGTCGAAATTAACACTTCTGCGGTCTTACAAATCAATTGATCACCTGCCCAATGACCTAAAGTATCATTGATAATTTTCTGCCCATCGATATCACAAACAAGTGCCGTAATTTCTTTTCCTTCCAGACTTTGCAGCTGCTTTGCAAGGGCATTCCGGTTTTTTACACCGGATAGAGCGTCATGCTCACTACAATAACGCAAGTCCTGTTCAATATCTTGTTGAAACTTTAGGCAATGCTTCAGTTTCCTAACTTTACTTGCCAATATGGAAATTACAAATATGCTTAAAAACAATAGGATGAGAGGCCATTTCGCAAGTTGTTCTTCCAATACGCCCACCACCGTAGCCTTAATGTAACTTCTAACAAAGCTCCGAGTACTGTAGTCCAAGATTTGCTATTCGTCTTGGCGTCTTACCCCGTGACCGTTCATTAAAATAGTACCTTGACCGCGTTAAAAGTTAGCTTTAGGACGAGGCAAAACGGCAAAAGACAAGGAAGCGCCGACGACGCATACTGGAAGGGGTCTGCTAGGAGGTGCTGACGCCGTATTTTGTCGTTTTGACCGTCATCAATCCTAAGTGATAGTGTGATCAAGGTACTACATCCCACACTGCTATAGCCAATGCAGCCTTTTCCATATCTGTAGCGTCACCATCAATATAAAATAAAACTTCGCCTGATCCGTGAGCTCGAATATAATTGCCGTCAATAACTGCCATTACGCTTCCACCTAGAGGATATCTTATAAAATCACCATCGACATACGCAATTGCGCTTCCTCCGGCAGCACCTTCCCTGATCCATTCTCCATCAATGCTAACGACAACATATCCGCCAGCAACGCCTTCCCGTATCATATCACCGTCACTATGAGCCAATATTCTTCCGCCACTGTGTCCTTCCCGAATAAATGCCATAATATTCACCCTCTCTTTAGATGTAGTAACGCTAATGATAAAGTTAATCATTCTGTCGGTTGAAAGTAAAGAAAGCTTCGCCTTTGCTAGCTCAACGTTCTATTTGGTGCTAAATATCCCAACAAACCTCGTGATGTGTCAGGTTTTGCATGTCATCAAATGTTTCTTGCGGGTTATCTTGCCGATTTTCCCAAATTTCTCCGAGTTGATTCATATCCTCATATTCATGCGGGAAGAACGCGAGTGCTTGATAGTAATGACATAGCGCCAAGTGTATATCCCCTTGTTCATAAGCCACTTGGGCTTTAAGCTCATATGAATGAAACAAATAACTATTACTTTTTAAACCCATACGGAACTCCTGCGCGATTTTGTCATTCGCCTCGTTAATTGCCCTCTCCCCATTTCCTGATTTCACTAATAATTGCCACCGCTTAGCCCACAGTTCCCCTCTTGTGATAAAATGGAATTCCGCCTGTGTACTTTCGGCTAGCTCAATCGACATATCAAGATATGTAAGCGCTTTTGCCGCGTCTTCATCAACCAACCAAATACAAAGCCCTAAGTCTGATAACGCCCAAGCCTTATTTTCAATATCTTCAGGCTCGGTTACGCCAACATTTATAATCGAGGAAAATAATTTTATAGCTGGCTCAAGCTTTCCATACCTTTTTCGGGATAGCCATCTAGCCAGACTTACCCTACTTTTCCAGTCGTCAACCCCATTCCCCTCAACAACAATCCGTGGAGGCTTTAGCCCATCTTCCATTACATAATCCACCCAATATCGAAATTCCTCTCTATCCAACCATACCTACCTCCTTTTTTATCCAACCAAAAACAACCTAAACTATTTAATTTTCAAAGAGCAATACCTTAAATCTTAATTCATAATTGATTGTAACGTTTGATAATGCCAGGTGTATGTCACTCAAAAATTATGAGTAAGTAATTTTTTATAACATGTAAGCGTAAAAAAGCCGTTACCTTGACCATGTCAATGGGTAACGGCTTTTTAGGTTATTTCTTTATTTCTAATTTTCCTTTTTCAGTCGACCGACGGCCTTATCGATTTGGCAGCACTTTGACACACATTCGGCAGCTACGTCAGAGGGCACAGCCCTCGAAGCGTTAGTGCTCCCATTTTTTTAATACTCAACGGAAT includes:
- a CDS encoding metal-sensing transcriptional repressor; amino-acid sequence: MQNHTHAYRRQVVNRLARIEGHTKAIKQMAVEGRDCPDILLQIAAVRKALDNTAKLILKDHLEHCLIHAVNEGDQEKFLKELQDAIDRYIN
- a CDS encoding helix-hairpin-helix domain-containing protein: MKRDKQLALKELRKIPGVGESTANDLWNIGIQSIEELRDRSPEHYTDSCIFWGRFLT
- a CDS encoding carboxymuconolactone decarboxylase family protein, which translates into the protein MKEIPSVSNAFQTFIKEAPEQQKIWLETVQQLGAVSKLDAKTEELAYIAVLASARLEGGLPFHVKHARSLGATRDEIISAVLVGLPAVGNTVIQALPVAISSFDSE
- a CDS encoding NAD-dependent deacylase gives rise to the protein MSDRLIEEIASSWLTASNVVVFTGAGMSTESGLPDFRSAQGLWKQRPESLATMAAMRQMPDEFYFFYQWRIQRLWSVEPNVGHLALAELEAAGRVQHVITQNVDGLHHRAGSVHISELHGTLKTVSCLNCRTHYDSRQLLPQREGWEAEYQNGGYRHGSECVCLQCGGFLRPDVVLFGEALPEDAWQMAQAWSRKADLFVVIGSSLVVSPANYLPQIAVDAGAKLLIINQENTPLDHRATWTLRTKAAETLPVIARRIKKAGNGV
- a CDS encoding radical SAM protein: MESYPGYLNCLGNGTLQQTAKTLMAELDDCTVCPHQCHVNRRKGELGYCHSGWNVEIGGYEPHFGEEPPLVGTYGSGTIFFSHCNLGCIFCQNWDISRKKGHELSPEGLGTIMLELQQEGCHNINLVSPSHYVPQIVAAVLYAAERGLHIPLVYNTSGYDNKTTLERISGLVDIYMPDFKYASSETGKQLSCVPSYWEVTTMAVKEMHRQVGDLVINEQGIAHRGLIIRHLVLPGNLAETAKVMNFISKEISPTSYINIMDQYFPEFKAKQYPSLDRRITRTEFLEAVDAAKKASPTLRLTHELLQ
- a CDS encoding helix-turn-helix domain-containing protein, with translation MNKNYYTIEQAAETLAIDPSYVEDLLVSGKLLGHKSDTGGWVIASTALAKFIKRQ
- a CDS encoding winged helix-turn-helix transcriptional regulator; protein product: MLKFGNTEYQCAMELTLDLIGGKWKSLILWHLGENTLRFSELRRSLPQVTQKMLTQQLRELEENGLIERFVYRQVPPKVEYSLSEAGRSLLPILATLCEWGINFVNEANAVKKAALSDE
- a CDS encoding flavodoxin family protein is translated as MKVVAFNGSPRKDGNTGFALNTVGEELKKAGIEFTVIHVGNKTIRGCAACGGCVTNQNERCVIANDEVNDWIQKMKEADGILLGAPVHYAGIPGTMKSFLDRAFFAATVNGPMMRNKVGAAVVAVRRSGGVATFDSLNHYLMYAEMIMPTSNYWNVTHGLQPGEAIKDEEGSQIMRVLGKNMAWLLKVLAAGKDHVEPVLPEAKILTNFVRD
- a CDS encoding GGDEF domain-containing protein, with the translated sequence MEEQLAKWPLILLFLSIFVISILASKVRKLKHCLKFQQDIEQDLRYCSEHDALSGVKNRNALAKQLQSLEGKEITALVCDIDGQKIINDTLGHWAGDQLICKTAEVLISTSPQNANIFRTGGDEFLILLPEKLSSKHRTELYQKVKQEVAIYNQNPNSLPFSLSVGIAIGGLEGETVMDVIREADYVMYQEKRQCQERVKQSLKHALKNM